Genomic segment of bacterium:
CACCCGTCTGGGCGACGGTGAATTCGAAATCGAGACGCTGCCGGGCCTCGCCCTTCTGCCGGTGTGTGAGGAGAACGGTGCGACCTTTGAGGAGAACGCCATCGCCAAGGCGCTCCAC
This window contains:
- a CDS encoding non-canonical purine NTP pyrophosphatase, with amino-acid sequence MKLYCATTNAGKLREFRLAVTRLGDGEFEIETLPGLALLPVCEENGATFEENAIAKALH